The Actinomycetes bacterium genomic sequence TGACGACGCCGTCGACCCCGCCGAGACGGTCGAGGTCCACGGTCCCCGCCGTCGGGTCCCATCGCACCTCGTCCGGCGCGTCGGGGTCGCGGCGGACCAGGCGCAGCACCTCGTGGCCCGCTCCGCGGAGGTGGGCGACCAGGGCCGTGCCGATGAGGCCCGACGAGCCGGTGACGGCGATCTTCATGCCCTCATGCTCACCCGTGAACGGCCCGGCCGCGACCGGAGCGCCGCATGAGCGAGTCAGAGGCCGAGTTCCGCCTCGAAGCTGCCGTCCTCGAGCCGGGTCTTGACCGTCGCCAGGAAGCGGGCCGCGTCGGCCCCGTCGACGAGCCGGTGGTCGTAGGTCAGCGCGAGGTAGACCATCGAGCGGATCGCGATGGAGTCGGCGCCGGTGTCGTCACTGACGACCACGGCGCGCTTGACGACGGCGCCGGTCCCCAGGATCGCGACCTGGGGAAGGTTGAGGATCGGGGTGTCGAAGAGGGCTCCCCGGCTCCCGGTGTTGGTGAGCGTGAAGGTCCCGCCGGACAGCTCATCCGGCGTGATCTTGTTCCCCCGCGTCCGCTCGGCGAGGTCGGCGATGCGACGGGCCAGCCCCCCGATGTTGAGGTCGCCGGCGTCGCGGATCACCGGCACCAGCAGCCCGCGGTCGGTGTCCACGGCGATGCCGAGGTGCTCGGCGTCGTGATAGGTGATGGTCCCGGCCTCGGTGTCGATGCTGGCGTTGAGCGCGGGGTGCACCTTGAGCGCCTCGACGGCCGCCTTGGCGAAGAACGGCAGGAACGACAGCTTCACGCCCTCGCGGGACTCGAAGTCCCGCTTGGCCCGCTGGCGGGCCGCGGCGATGCGGCTGACGTCGACCTCGACGACCGTCGTCAGCTGCGCGGTGGTGTGCAGCGACTCGACCATGCGGGCTGCGATGACGGCGCGCAGACGCGACATCTTCTCGGTACGTCCGCGCAGCGGAGACGTCGTGGCCGAAGCCGGGGCGGCAGCGACGGGCCCGGGTGCCGGCGACGCCGCGGCGGCGGCGGCCTTGGCCGCAGCCGCGGCGTCGAGCACGTCCTGCTTGCGGATGCGCCCGCCCACGCCGGTGCCGTGGACGGTCGCGAGGTCGACGTCGTGCTCCGCCGCGAGCTTGCGGACCAGCGGCGTGACGTAGGTCTCATCGCCCGCGGCCTCGGCCGCGCGGCTTGGCGCCGACGCGCTCACGGCAGGCGCAGGTGCGGGTGCGGCCACCGCGGCCGGCGCGGGAGGCGGCGGTGCGGGAGCGGGAGTCGGCGCTGGGCCTGGAGGGGGAGCGGGGGTGGGGGTGGCGGCAGGAGCCGCCGGGACGGGCTCGGCAGCGGCCGGCGCCGTGCCGGCACCGCCGATGACGGCCAGCTCCGACCCGACGGCGACGGTCTCGTCCTCGCCCACCCGAATGGCGAGCAGCACGCCCGAAGCGGGGGAGGGGATCTCGGTGTCGACCTTGTCGGTGGAGATCTCCACGAGGGGCTCGTCCGCCTCGACCTGGTCGCCGACCTTCTTCAGCCAGCGGGTGACCGTGCCTTCGGTCACGCTCTCGCCCAGGGCCGGCAGCAGGACCGGCGTCGCCCCGACGGTCTCGGCGCTCGGGGCCGGCGCCTCCTTCTCGGTCGGCGCCCCCTCCGCCCGGGCAGGCGCCTGCTCCTCGGCGGCCGGTGCCGCCTCCTCGGCGGCCCGGACCGCGGCCGCCTCCCGCGGCGGCGCTGCCGGGGTCGACCCCTCCGACGGGTCGCCGATCACGGCGAGCTCGGCGCCGACCTGCACGACCTCGTCCTCGCCCGCCACGATCCGCAGCAGCGTGCCCGACGCCGGGGCCGGGATCTCGGTGTCCACCTTGTCGGTGGACACCTCCAGCAGGGGCTCGTCGGCCTCGACGTCGTCCCCCTCGGCCTTGAGCCAGCGGGTGACGGTGCCCTCGGTGACGCTCTCGCCCAGCTGGGGCATCGTGACGGAGACCGCCATGGGTGCTCGACTCCTATCCGGGGGAAGACGCGATCAGCCGTGCACGTGCAGAGGCTTGCCGGCCAGCGCCAGGTGGGCCTCGCCGATCGCCTCGGACTGCGTCGGGTGGGGGTGGATGAGGGAGGCGACGTCGTCGGCGTAGGCCTCCCAGTTGTAGATCAGCTGGCCTTCGGCGAGCAGCTCCCCGACCCGGGCCCCCACCATGTGGACCCCGACGACGGGCCCGTCCGCGAGCGCGACCAGCTTCACCGCGCCGGAGGTCTTGAGGATCTGGCTCTTGGGGTTGCCGGCGAGGTCGTAGGTCACCGTGCGCACCTTGTCCTGGCCGTAGCGCGCGACCGCCGCCGCCTCGGTGATGCCGACCGACGCCACTTCGGGATCGCAGTAGGCGATACGCGGCACACCGTCGTAGTCGATCGGCTTGGGGTTGAGACCGGCCACGTGCTCCGCGACGAGGATGCCCTCCCCGAAGCCGACGTGCGCCAGCTGCGGGGTAGGGATGAGGTCGCCGACGGCGTAGACCCCCGGGACCGACGTACGGCAGTACTCGTCGACCTGGACGAAGCCGCGGTCGACCGCGACCCCGGCCTCCTCGTAGCCGAGGCCTTGCGACGTCGGGCCGCGGCCGACGGCGACGAGCAGCAGGTCGGCCTCGATCCGGGTGCCGTCCTCGAGGCTCACGGCGACCCCGGTCGCGGTGTGCTCCACGCCGGAGAAGCGCGCGCCGACCTTGAAGGCGATGCCCCGCTTGCGGAACGCGCGCTCGAGCAGCTTGCTGCTCGCCTCGTCCTCCAGCGGGACGAGATGGGGAAGGGCCTCGACGATCGTCACCTCGGTGCCGAACGACCTCCAGACGCTGGCGAACTCGACGCCGATCACCCCTCCACCGAGGACGACGGCCGAGCGCGGCACGTAGTCGAGGGTCAGGGCGTGGTCGCTGGTGATGACCCGACCGCCGTCGATCTCCAGGCCGGGGAGGGTGCGGGCGTAGGACCCGGTCGACAGCACCACGGCCCGGGTCGCGGTGTACGTCGTGCCGTCGACGGTGACGCCCGTCGTGGAGGTCAGCCGCCCCTCACCCCGGACCACCGTGATCCCGCGGCTCTTGACCAGGCCTTCGAGGCCCTTGAAGGCACGGCCCACGACGGCGTCCTTGTAGCTGTGCACGCCGGCCATGTCGATGCCCTCGAGGCTGGACCGCACGCCGTAGTCGGCGCCGTGGCGGGCGTTGTCGGCGACTTCGGCGGCGTGCAGCAGCGCCTTGGTGGGGATGCACCCGCGGTGCAGGCACGTGCCGCCGACCTTGTCCTTCTCGACGAGGGCGACCGACAGACCCAGCTCGGCGGCGCGCAGCGCGGCGGCGTACCCGCCGCTGCCCGCCCCCAGGATGACCAGGTCGTGAGAGGTCCCGTCGCTCACCTGCGCCCCATTCCCGTCCGTCCGGGCACGGCCCCCGACCAGGCCGTGCCGCCCTCATCCTGGCACCGCGCGTACCGGCGACCAACCTCGCCTCCCGGGGGAGGGAGTCACAGTCCGCGCAGCGGACCCGTGTCACAGTCCGCGCAGCGGACCCGTGTCACAGTCCGCGCACAGCCGGCTGACGTACCCTCGCCTGTCGTGGGGATCTTCCGGCGCGGTCGTCGGCCGGGCACGCTGCGCCCGGCGGTGAGCGAGGACCGCAAGCACCTCGAGGAGTTCGTCCGCACCCGTCCGGGCGTGGAGGCCTTCGTCGAGCCGCGAACCGCGGTCACCGACACCACCGTCGTGCTCGTCGCGTCGACGGGGGAGTGGACCCGTCGACGGGTGCCCTCGCCGAAGGTCGCGCACGAGTGGGCCAACTCTCTCGGCATCCCCTCCTACGACGCCGCGGTGGTCGGCTACCCGCAGCGGATGCGCGACTGGACCGCCAGGCGCGCCGCGGAGGAGAAGCAGCGCACGAGGTCTCAGCCGGAGTAGTCGGCCCCGGCGGCGACCTGCTCGGCGAGACGGACGAGGGTCCGTACGGCGAACCCGGTCCCCCCGTGGGGGGTGTAGCCGTAGGGAGCCTCGCCGTTCCAGGCCGGGCCGGCGATGTCCAGGTGGGCCCAGGGCAGCTCGGCCGGAACGAAGTCCTTGAGGAACAGGCCGGCGACGAGCATCCCGCCCATGCGGCTGGGGTCGTGGTTGGCGATGTCGGCGACCGCGGAGTCCAG encodes the following:
- the sucB gene encoding 2-oxoglutarate dehydrogenase, E2 component, dihydrolipoamide succinyltransferase, giving the protein MAVSVTMPQLGESVTEGTVTRWLKAEGDDVEADEPLLEVSTDKVDTEIPAPASGTLLRIVAGEDEVVQVGAELAVIGDPSEGSTPAAPPREAAAVRAAEEAAPAAEEQAPARAEGAPTEKEAPAPSAETVGATPVLLPALGESVTEGTVTRWLKKVGDQVEADEPLVEISTDKVDTEIPSPASGVLLAIRVGEDETVAVGSELAVIGGAGTAPAAAEPVPAAPAATPTPAPPPGPAPTPAPAPPPPAPAAVAAPAPAPAVSASAPSRAAEAAGDETYVTPLVRKLAAEHDVDLATVHGTGVGGRIRKQDVLDAAAAAKAAAAAASPAPGPVAAAPASATTSPLRGRTEKMSRLRAVIAARMVESLHTTAQLTTVVEVDVSRIAAARQRAKRDFESREGVKLSFLPFFAKAAVEALKVHPALNASIDTEAGTITYHDAEHLGIAVDTDRGLLVPVIRDAGDLNIGGLARRIADLAERTRGNKITPDELSGGTFTLTNTGSRGALFDTPILNLPQVAILGTGAVVKRAVVVSDDTGADSIAIRSMVYLALTYDHRLVDGADAARFLATVKTRLEDGSFEAELGL
- the lpdA gene encoding dihydrolipoyl dehydrogenase, with the protein product MSDGTSHDLVILGAGSGGYAAALRAAELGLSVALVEKDKVGGTCLHRGCIPTKALLHAAEVADNARHGADYGVRSSLEGIDMAGVHSYKDAVVGRAFKGLEGLVKSRGITVVRGEGRLTSTTGVTVDGTTYTATRAVVLSTGSYARTLPGLEIDGGRVITSDHALTLDYVPRSAVVLGGGVIGVEFASVWRSFGTEVTIVEALPHLVPLEDEASSKLLERAFRKRGIAFKVGARFSGVEHTATGVAVSLEDGTRIEADLLLVAVGRGPTSQGLGYEEAGVAVDRGFVQVDEYCRTSVPGVYAVGDLIPTPQLAHVGFGEGILVAEHVAGLNPKPIDYDGVPRIAYCDPEVASVGITEAAAVARYGQDKVRTVTYDLAGNPKSQILKTSGAVKLVALADGPVVGVHMVGARVGELLAEGQLIYNWEAYADDVASLIHPHPTQSEAIGEAHLALAGKPLHVHG